The genomic interval AGGACGGCGTGGGAATCCAACGGCTGGAATTTGTGAACGGCAAACTCGGGCTGCCTCGTATCGGAATTGTGTATCAGCGAAAAAACGAAATTGCTCTGAACGACGGTTTATCGTTCGAGGATTGGGAGAATTGGTTCAAAAACTACGACCTCGCACAGCCTATGGCAATCATCCACTTCACCAAATTCCGCTACTGATATGAACACACAAAAAATGATTGAATGGATAGGCACTCACAATGTCGGCATTTCATCGAGAACAATGTGGTGCGGATTGATGGGTGTTGGTTCCGGTTCGGCTGGAAGATTCGACATACCTCACGATGCCGACGACTTCTCACGCTGCTATGACCTCGTAACATTTGCAGAGGTTTCACCGGCTTATGACCTGCCCCGCATTTGTGAAATTTTTCCTTGGTACAAGCCCATTATAGACAGTTGGGAAACGCTCGTTGAGTTGTATGAAAAGCAGGATTACAAGGGCGTATATCATTTGCTGTCGAGCAAGCATGCCGAGGTTATGCGCTTACAAGGATACGAGAAAAAACAGAGCGGAATTTGGATAAAAAAACAATAGACTATGGCAACGACAAAAGAACATATAATTCAGTACTGCAAAGACCACAATTTCAAACTCCGAGAGGAAGATTTCGACGGCTCTATTCATCAGTACAGCAAATATCTATCGAAAACCATACTCCTGTTTATCGGCGTATCTGACACCATGTTGAATGTCGGAATAATAGTTCTCGATACGCAGCAACAAGTTTACAAAAAAGATACGACACTTCCCCTCACGCTCATTGAGCCGAGCTATTGGCGGCTCCATTTGAGTACAATGGTTCACGACGTTGTGGCGGCTGTTTTCGACGAAATGACCGGACTCGGTTTTAACCCTAAAAAATGACGCCCATGAAACTGCTCTATATCGACTTATTCTGCGGGGCGGGCGGAACCTCTACTGGCGTTGAGAACGCTCGGTACGAAGGCCGGCAATGTGCAAAGGTCATCGGATGCGTAAACCATGACGCCAACGCCATAGCCTCACACGCCGCCAACCACCCCGACGCTATGCACTTCACGGAGGATATTCGGACGCTGGAACTCTCCCCGTTGATAGCCCATATTGCCAAAATGCGGAAACTCTATCCCGACGCATTCGTTGTATTATGGGCGAGCCTCGAATGTACGAATTTCAGCAAGGCCAAAGGTGGGCAGCCCCGTGATGCCGACAGCCGGACGCTGGCCGAACACCTGTTCCGCTATATCGAGGCTATCAATCCCGACTACATTCAGATTGAGAACGTCGAGGAGTTTATGAGCTGGGGCGACCTCGACGAAAACGGCAAACCGATAAGCAAGGACGCAGGGCGATTGTACCAACAATGGGTGGCGAACGTCTGCGGGTATGGTTACCGGTTTGTTCATCGCATACTCAACTCTGCCGACTATGGGGCGTACACCTCCCGTCGCCGGTTCTTCGGCATCTTCGCAAAAGGGAGCCTCCCGATTGTGTTTCCCGAACCGACGCACAGCAAAGAGGGAGCGGCTGGGCTGTTCGGCCGATTACACCGCTGGAAACCCGTGCGGGAGGTGTTGGACTTTTCGGACGAGGGAGAAAGCATCTTCGGACGCAAAAAACCGCTCGTCGATGCGACGCTGGAACGGATATATGCGGGACTGATAAAGTTCGTTGCGGGCGGCAAGGAGGCATTCATGGTAAAATGGAACAGCATGAGCCGAGCAGGTAAATACCATGCTCCGGGCATTGACGAGCCGTGTCCGACTGTTGCAACGCAAAGTCGGCTCGGCGTGGCACAGGTGAGTTTCCTTTCCAAGTATTATGGCGGTAGTCCGGAGGGCAAGAGTGTATCGGTAGAGGAACCGGCAGGAGCAATAACCACAAGAGACCACCACTCGTTCATCACGGCCTACTATGGCAACGGGCACAACCACAGCATCGACGAACCCGCTCCGACACTGACGACGAAAGACCGGCTCGCATTTGTTGATATGCAGTACGGGAACGGGACACCCTGCGACATCGAAACACCCGCTCCGACCGTTACCACCAACCCCAAACACCAACTCGTTACCTGCAAACCGTGGATAATGAACACGAGTTTCAAAAACACAGGGAGCAGCATCGACGAACCGGCACAGACAGTAACGGCAAACCGGAAATGGCACTACCTGATGAACCCGCAATTCCAATCCGCAGGAGGTTCAGTCGATAGCCCATGTTTTACGCTCATCGCTCGTATGGATAAAATGCCTCCGTACCTCATTCAGACAGAACAGGGCGAAATGGCTATCGTTATCGAACCGGACGACAGCCCCGCAATGGTAAAAATCAAACAATTTATGGCATTGTACGGCATTATCGACATCAAAATGCGAATGCTCCGCATACCGGAATTGAAACGGATTATGGGTTTCCCCTCCGACTATGTTCTCGTCGGGACACAGGCCGACCAAAAGAAATTCATCGGTAACGCCGTGGAAGTCAATATGGCACGGGTTCTCTGCGAGGCTCTTTGCGCTCGACTGATTGAGGAGGACATCAAGCCGATTCGGGCGGCTGCATAGCCAAAACGAAACGCAAATAAAAAAAACGCACTATAAATCATCGAATTATGAAAGTGAAAGAAATCATCAAGTATCTGCACAACTACCAAAAGTGGCGGCGAGGGGCTGACCTCCCGATGCCCAACCCCAAAGAATTGGGGATAGCTATTGACGGGGCTATTCGTGAACTGCGAAACTTCCAACGGCTGAAAATCAAACTCGACAAGAAAAGCCCCAAATGAAATGCCACTACATATACACCGAAAACGGCGAAAAGGTGCTTATCCCATACTGTTGGCCGGTAGTTCTTTCGGGGGATATGTCGCAATGCACCTGCCGCACTGAAAAGACCTTTGCGGCTTTCGAGCGGGAACGGTACAATGAAACCGTCAAGGCTCTGCGGGCGGAAATAAAGGATTTGGAACACGAAAACGCCTATCTCAATAGGATAATCAAAAAACTCACAAAACAAAAACGTAAAAAATGAAAACAATGACGAAAGAGCAGCTTGCGGAGCTGCTGAACGGTAATGAGTACCGTGATGAAATGACAAAGGAACAGGAACAGGCTGCCAAGCAAAACAATCTGCTGGTGCTGTTCGGTGCATCGGATGACCTGCTCGAAATGCGAGGGGCTATCCGTGATGAAGTCGGAGCCTATGACGGCGGAGAGTATGCGCTGGCATTGGACGGCGAACTGTATGCCGACGGCGAGGAAGAAAACACCTACCACAAGGCCATAGGCAACGAGGTTCTTCCCATTTCGGACGAGTGCGACAACGACGACAATCCCCGCCTCATTCGAGCCGAGTGGTGTCCCGACGACCAACCGGCTTTGAGTTGGCGTATATCCTCCAATATTCCCTACGCCTCGTTCACAATCAAGGAGGACGGAGAACCTTACTGCGAGGGTATAATTATCGACATCGACGACATAATCCCCAACAACAAATAATACAACAATTATGGGAAACTTTGGAATTAAAATCGACCTCCTGAAACTGAAAAACAGTTTCGTAACCAACCTCAAAGGCAAGGCTGCCACGAAACGCTGCTTGGTTATCCCTATCGACGACAGCGGAGTTTACCTCGGCGAGAAAGGGGTGTATCTGAACCTCACAGCCGTTGAAATGCGGGAACAGCGTTACGGCGATACGCACGTCCTCAAACAAAGCCTCGCAAAAGAGGTGTACCAAGCCATGAGCGAAGAGGAACGCATGGCACAGCCCATATTCGGGGCGTTGAAACCTATCGAAAGCCAACAGCGGCAAATGGAAGTAACGCAGACTACCAACGCAGCAGAGGCAGTCGAAGACCCTGACGACCTCCCGTTCTGACATTCGGCGAACAAAAGCACGGCACAATTCGGGGAGCAATCCCCGTTTTGTCGTCTTGCCCGAATTCAGCCCCAAATTCAAACGATATGACAACAGATAAGCAAACACCCGACAAGCCAAAAAGAAAAGCACAGAAGCCGCAGAAACAGCCAAAAATGGATATGTTCACGGCTATATGCAAAAGCGACCTAAAAATAGAGGTCGTCAAAGAATACCTATTCCACCCCACCCGCAAATGGAGGTTCGACTATGCCATACCCGACCATAAAATAGCCCTCGAAGTCGAGGGTGGTGTGTGGACAGGTGGACGTCATACCCGCCCGCAAGGGTTTCTCAGCGACATCGAAAAGTACAATGCCGGAACATTGCTCGGCTGGCGGATATTCAGAGTAACGCCCGACGACTTATGCAGGTTGAAGACGCTGGAATTGATAAAACAGGCTATTTCCGTCTGAAAACTCATTTTTTTGCCCAAAAAGTGATTATAATACAATCATATTGGCTAATTTTGTCGAAACTAACAAATTCAAAGGATGATAAAATTTTCAGAATTCGTATCGCTCGGCCACCCTGATAAGATTGCGGACTATATTTCGCAATATCTCCTCGACCGGTACATCGAACACGACCCGCAAACCCGTTATGCGGTTGAAGTGCAAATCAAGGGCTACCAGGTAACGCTCGGCGGCGAGGTATCAAGTAAGCACCATTTTTCAGCACAGGAGATACGGGATTTTGTCCGTGCATCTGTAAACGAAATCGGGTACACACGAGAATATCAGCAGAAATGGGGTGCTGACAATACCATTTGTGGCGACCTGCTCGACGTGGCTATCTATATCTGCCAACAGAGCAACGACATTGCACAAGGGTTGTCCGGCTGGGGCGACCAAGGCATTTTCTTCGGTTATTGTGAGTACCGTCCCGATACCTGCGGAATGCCTCTCGACCATACCCTCGCCAAAAGATTATGCAAAGACCTGTTCGAGAGTGGCATCGGAGGCCTCGACATCAAAACGCAGGTCATTACCCGCAATGATAAGGTCGAAAAGGTCATCGTTGCAATCCCGCTGCTCGATGACACGAGCAAAAAGACCGTGAAACACTTTGTGCGCTCACGTATCAAAGGCCGGTATCAGCTCATCATCAACGGCACAGGCCGATACGTCAAACACTCGTCTATCGCAGACTGCGGTACAACCGGTCGCAAATTGGCGGTGGATTTCTATGGAGGCAACAGTAAACTCGGCGGCGGTTCCCCTTGGACGAAAGATGCAAGCAAGGCTGACCTCACGCTGAACCTCGCCGCCCGCCGCCTCGCTATCAACTACTCGATGAAATACAAAACGGACGTAACGACCGCCCTCGCCTGCTGCATCGGCAAACAGGCGGTGGATTTCATCGTTCAAGACACGGCGGAAAACACGTTGGCCGAGGGGACAATGGACATCAATCCACAGGAGATATGCAAGGAGTTCAAGTTGAACACCCCGATTTATGCGTCTATGTGCCGCTGGGGGCTGTTCGGCGAATATCAACAAGACAAAGTATGGGAATAGGACTATGAAAACGGAACTCGTAAAACTCTCTCAAATACGGGTGAACGGGGCAAACCCTCGTATCATCAAAGACGACAAGTTTGCCAAGTTGGTAAACTCGATTCTCGATTTTCCGAAGATGCTGGAACTTCGCCCGATTGTGGTGGACGATACACTCGTTTGCTTGGGCGGAAATATGCGTTACCGGGCATTGACTTTCATAGCCGAGATGCCTATTGACGACCTGAAATCTCGACTGTGCGATATTCGAGGTTTTCAGAAAAAAACCGAAGCCGAGAAAGAGGCTTTGGTTGAACATTGGGAACGTTGGCAGGATAACCCGACCGCTCCCATTATCCGTGCTGCCGACTTATCGGATGAAGAACAAAAGGAGTTTATCATCAAGGACAACGTGGGCTATGGCGAATGGGACTACGATATGCTGGCGAATGATTGGGAGGCAGAAGACCTCGAAGATTGGGGGCTGGACGTATGGCAGTCCGACAACAACGACGGCGGCGACAGTGCAGGCGAAAGCAGCAAACCAGCCAACGGCTCTTTGGCCGACCGCTTCGTTATCCCTCCGTTCTCAATTCTCGACACCCGCAAAGGCTATTGGCAAGCCCGAAAAAAGGTTTGGAGGGAACTTATCGGGGACATGGGCGAAAGCCGCAACGACACGTTAATAACAAGCCCCGAAATCAAGTACAAGGACATCTACCAAAAGACACGGGAGCATCGAGAATCGCTCGGCCTGTCGTTCAAAGAATACCTCGACAAATATGTGCCGGAGGAGGTCAAAGAGCGGGAGGCGGCCAAAGTGCTGTCGGCGGGCGTATCATTGCTCGACCCTGTTATGGCTGAACTCATTTGCCGTTGGTTCGGGTTGGAAAAATGCAAGACGTTCGACTGTTTCGCTGGCGATAGCGTATTCGGATATGTATCGGCCTATCTCGGCAATGAATTTACCGGCATCGAACTCCGGCCGGAACAGGCTCAACTCAACAATGAACGGGTGGAGGGTATGGCCGCCCGCTACATCTGCGATGACGGGCAAAACGTCGGGCAACACATTGAGCCGAACAGTATGGATTTGCTGTTTAGCTGTCCGCCGTACTATGACCTCGAAAAATATTCCGACCTCGAAAACGATGCGTCCAATCAGGGAACATACGAGGAGTTCCTTACGATTCTGACGAACGCTTTCAAATCCGCCCTCGGCTGTCTGAAAGAAAACCGGTTTGCGGTTATTGTTGTCGGAGACGTTCGGGATAAGAAAACTGGCTTCTACTACAATTTCATCGACGATATGAAACGCATCTTCAAAGAAAACGGAGCCGCCCTGTATAACGAACTCATCCTCATTGAGACGGGAGCCAGCACAGCCCTCCGTGCCGCCCGTTATATGGAGAGCCGCAAGGTTGCCAAGATGCACCAAAATATCCTCGTATTCTACAAAGGCAACACAAAGGAAATCAAGAACAACTACAAAAAAATTGAATATGCAAGCGAAGATTTGGAACTTTTCAGAGTGGATAGCGGAGACGAACCCGCAGAAGATTAGGGAACATTTCGATGCGCTGTTACGCAAAGCGGGGTTCAATATCCTCCGCTTTACGGCGCATAATTTCAAACCGCAGGGATATACTGCCCTGTGGCTGCTCTCGGAAAGCCATTTTGCCGTACACACGTTCCCTGAGTATGGCAAGACGTATATCGAGTTGTCGAGTTGCAACCTCGAATATTACCAGCGTTTTTTGGAAATGACAAAGGAGTTGTAAAATGAGCGAGGCACAACAGAGAAAGCGTCGGCAGTTGAAACTATCCCGCCTCGAAATCGTGGCGCAACTCTACAAACGGGGTTACAGCATACGGAAAATCCAGTCCGAGGTAATGAAACGTCTCGGGCTGGAAACCTATTCGACGGCCACCGTGAACAGGGACATCCAAACCCTCCTCAAAGAGTGGCGGGAAAGCCGCTTGGAGAACATGGATTTGGCCTTACAACTCGAATTGGAGCGTATCGACGAAACGTGCAGGGAGTTGTGGGAACAATGGGAAAAGTCGAAAACTGACTACACCAAGACCGCCCGCAAACAGAAAGGTTCGCCGACACGGGACAGCCAAACGGGGGCGACATCTATCCGCACCTATCAAACCGAGCGGACGGAAACCGAGGTAACACGCCTCGGCGACCCGTCGTACATTGCGGAAATCAGACAGCAGCTTGCAGAACGCCGGAAGTTGCTCGGCCTGTACGCCCCTGAAAAGAAAGATATTTCGGGCGATATGAGTTTTGCGGCGTTCCTGATAGAGAGTGGCATCGTGGACGACAATGAGCAGAAATAATGACATATTGCGGCGGCGGGGCATCGACCTGATGCGTTCGTGGAGAGAGGATTGGAACCGATTTGTCCGGGACGGTCTCGGCGTTACCCTTGACAGGGAGCAGCAGGAGATTTTATCCAGTGTCCAATTCAATCCCCGCACGTCTGTTGCCTCCGGCACGGCTCGTGGTAAAGATTTCGTCGCTGCCTGCGCCGCCATATCGTTTCTGTACCTGACACCACGTTGGAACACCCAACGCCAACTCATAGAGAACACGAAAGTCGCCCTCACCGCACCGACCGATAGGCAGGTAAAGAACATTATGATGCCGGAAATTTCACGGCTCTACAACAGGGCGAAATCACGAGGCATCGTGCTGCCCGGCAGATTGAACGCCTATGACATTCGCACGGACAGCGATGAATGGTTCTTGACAGGATTCAAGGCCGACGAGAACAACCACGAGGCGTGGTCGGGCTTTCACGCTGTAAATACGATGTTCGTCATCACGGAGGCGTCCGGTATCAGCGACAACACATTTGAAGCGATTGAGGGAAACCTACAAGGCAACAGCCGTGTCTTGCTGGTATTCAACCCCAACACTCCTATCGGATATGCTGCCCGCAGCCAACGAGGGGAACGCTGGACGAAATTCCGGCTGAACAGCCTGACCGCTCCGAACGTCATTGAACATAAAATCATCATCCCCGGACAGGTCGATTACGAATGGGTTGTCGATAAACTCGAACAATGGTGTACCCGTATCGACAAATCGGAGGTGCAGGAAGAACTCGACGACTTCTGCTTCGAGGGAAAATGGTATCGCCCCGAAGACCTGTTCCGCAAAAAGGTTCTCGGCAAATTTCCGAAAGTGGCCGATGATGTGCTTATCCCGATGCAATGGATTGAAGCAGCGCAGGAACGCTGGCGGAAATACAAGGGGGAACGCACGGGAACAAATTGGCTCGGTGTCGATGTGGCTGGAATGGGACGGGACGCAACGGTCTATTGCAACCGCATCGAGAATTGGGTTGCGCCGTTCAAAAAGCACAATTCGGGCGGCACGGCAGACCACATGCGGGTTGCGGGCGACATCATCAATCACCGCCGCCAACACCCTACATCGTTCGTTAGCATCGACACAATCGGCGAGGGTGCGGGTGTCTATGCACGGGCACACGAGATTGACGACAGCCCGTATATCATCAGCTGCAAATACAGCGAGGGAGCAAAAGCCCGTGATAAAGAACTAACCGACATTACGGGGCAATACAAGTTCCTCAATATGCGGGCATACCTGTTTTGGTGCATACGAGATTGGCTCAATCCGAAAAATAACACGGGAGCCATGTTACCTCCGGACGAAGAATTTTCAGAGGAGGCAACCGAAATTCGGTGGTCATTTCGCTCCGACGGCAAAATAGTCATCGAACCAAAAGAGGACATCAAAAAGCGGCTCGGACGCTCTACCGACAAATTCGATGCGCTGGCCAACACGTTCTATCCGATTGTCATCAAGCGTCCGGTGGACAAAAAACGTATCGCACAGGCTGTGTACTAATTTTTTTGCAAACAAAATGATTATAATACAAACATTTATGGCAACAATTCAAGAAATCATCGACAAGAACAGACCGGTAACAGAGATTATTTCCGACCTGAAAGAAAAGGCCGTTTACGTGCAGCCGTGGACAGGACGCTGGGGATTGATACACGAATACGACCCCAAGCGACATCCTGTGATGAACAAAGCCAAATACCCCGACATTGTGAACGAGGACGGCTCTATCGACTACGTTACCCGTATCACATACGACCTGCAACGATTGGCTGTAAAACGTATGACGGAACTATGCTTCGGCATACCTGTCAAGCGCATCTATAAACCCAATAACGACGGGGAGCAGAAAGTCGCCAAAATGTTGGAGGCAATCTACGAGCGGAACCGCATCGACAGCGTGAACATCGAACGGAGTAATATGCTGTTCGCCGGTTGCGAGGTTATGACGCTGTGGTACGCTGTCGAGCAACGGCACGACCTTTACGGATTCAATTGCCCGCTGAAACTGCGATGCAAAAACTATTCGCCGATGCATGGGGACGAACTGTACCCGTTGTTCGATGAGTACGGCGATATGATTGCTCTATCGGTGGGCTATACCCGAAAGAAACTCGGCAAAACCGTTTCGTACTTCGACACCTATACCGACAGCAAGCACCTGAAATGGTCGAACGAGAACAACGGCTGGCAGCTCATCGAGGACGAGGATATTACCCTCGGCAAAATCCCCGGGGTGTATATGTTCCGCCCGACCCCCATTTGGGAGGACACCTCGAAAATCGTGTTCGAGATTGAATGGGCGTTGAGCCGCAACGGTAATTACCTCCGCAAGAACAGTAAACCGGTATTCTGCGTGTTTGCGGACGAAGAAATACAATTCGGCGAGGAACAACCCGAAAACAAGGAGTTCAAAAGCATCCTCCAATATCCGAAAGGTTCTTCTGCGGGGTATGTCACATGGGAGCAGGCGGTTGAAAATCTGAAATTCTTTGTTACCGAACTCCGGCAATCGTTCTTCACGCAGTTGCAACTGCCGGATTGGAGTTACGAGAGTATGAAATCCAACCCTATGTCGGGCGAAAGCCGCAAGCAGCTATTCATCGACGCCCAACTCAAAGTCAAGGACGAGAGCGGGCGACTGATTGAATTCCTCGACCGTGAAATGAACGTCGTCAAAGCGTTCCTCAAAACGATGTTGCCCGAAAAGCAATGGAAAGACGTGGACAGCCTGCAAGTGGAAATGGAGATAACGCCGTTCACGATTACAGACGATAAGGACACCATTGCGAACCTCACGACGGCCAACGGCGGCAAACCTATCATTTCACAGCGGCAAAGCGTCGAAATGCTCGGCTGGAGCAATGACGTTGATAAAACGATGCAAGAACTCGGCGAAGAAAAAACCGTCGATGCGTTCCATTTAACCGAATAGCCCCATGACGAAAGTACGCATATCACAAATGACATTCGGGGAAAGCGAATTTGTCAGAGGCAACAAGGTTTGGAGGGCTGAATCGCTATACCTGTTCGCACAGGCCAAAGGCTACGAAGTCCGAGACCTCCCGCTGTGGGCGGTAGATTTAACCGACCATCCGTTCCCTGCGGATAACCTCTCGCAGTTCATCTTCCAATGTAAGCGGGTGCAGGACTGCTCGCTGAACTATCCTATTATCC from Alistipes ihumii AP11 carries:
- a CDS encoding DNA cytosine methyltransferase, whose amino-acid sequence is MTPMKLLYIDLFCGAGGTSTGVENARYEGRQCAKVIGCVNHDANAIASHAANHPDAMHFTEDIRTLELSPLIAHIAKMRKLYPDAFVVLWASLECTNFSKAKGGQPRDADSRTLAEHLFRYIEAINPDYIQIENVEEFMSWGDLDENGKPISKDAGRLYQQWVANVCGYGYRFVHRILNSADYGAYTSRRRFFGIFAKGSLPIVFPEPTHSKEGAAGLFGRLHRWKPVREVLDFSDEGESIFGRKKPLVDATLERIYAGLIKFVAGGKEAFMVKWNSMSRAGKYHAPGIDEPCPTVATQSRLGVAQVSFLSKYYGGSPEGKSVSVEEPAGAITTRDHHSFITAYYGNGHNHSIDEPAPTLTTKDRLAFVDMQYGNGTPCDIETPAPTVTTNPKHQLVTCKPWIMNTSFKNTGSSIDEPAQTVTANRKWHYLMNPQFQSAGGSVDSPCFTLIARMDKMPPYLIQTEQGEMAIVIEPDDSPAMVKIKQFMALYGIIDIKMRMLRIPELKRIMGFPSDYVLVGTQADQKKFIGNAVEVNMARVLCEALCARLIEEDIKPIRAAA
- a CDS encoding phage portal protein, which encodes MATIQEIIDKNRPVTEIISDLKEKAVYVQPWTGRWGLIHEYDPKRHPVMNKAKYPDIVNEDGSIDYVTRITYDLQRLAVKRMTELCFGIPVKRIYKPNNDGEQKVAKMLEAIYERNRIDSVNIERSNMLFAGCEVMTLWYAVEQRHDLYGFNCPLKLRCKNYSPMHGDELYPLFDEYGDMIALSVGYTRKKLGKTVSYFDTYTDSKHLKWSNENNGWQLIEDEDITLGKIPGVYMFRPTPIWEDTSKIVFEIEWALSRNGNYLRKNSKPVFCVFADEEIQFGEEQPENKEFKSILQYPKGSSAGYVTWEQAVENLKFFVTELRQSFFTQLQLPDWSYESMKSNPMSGESRKQLFIDAQLKVKDESGRLIEFLDREMNVVKAFLKTMLPEKQWKDVDSLQVEMEITPFTITDDKDTIANLTTANGGKPIISQRQSVEMLGWSNDVDKTMQELGEEKTVDAFHLTE
- a CDS encoding S-adenosylmethionine decarboxylase family protein → MQAKIWNFSEWIAETNPQKIREHFDALLRKAGFNILRFTAHNFKPQGYTALWLLSESHFAVHTFPEYGKTYIELSSCNLEYYQRFLEMTKEL
- a CDS encoding DNA methyltransferase, which translates into the protein MKTELVKLSQIRVNGANPRIIKDDKFAKLVNSILDFPKMLELRPIVVDDTLVCLGGNMRYRALTFIAEMPIDDLKSRLCDIRGFQKKTEAEKEALVEHWERWQDNPTAPIIRAADLSDEEQKEFIIKDNVGYGEWDYDMLANDWEAEDLEDWGLDVWQSDNNDGGDSAGESSKPANGSLADRFVIPPFSILDTRKGYWQARKKVWRELIGDMGESRNDTLITSPEIKYKDIYQKTREHRESLGLSFKEYLDKYVPEEVKEREAAKVLSAGVSLLDPVMAELICRWFGLEKCKTFDCFAGDSVFGYVSAYLGNEFTGIELRPEQAQLNNERVEGMAARYICDDGQNVGQHIEPNSMDLLFSCPPYYDLEKYSDLENDASNQGTYEEFLTILTNAFKSALGCLKENRFAVIVVGDVRDKKTGFYYNFIDDMKRIFKENGAALYNELILIETGASTALRAARYMESRKVAKMHQNILVFYKGNTKEIKNNYKKIEYASEDLELFRVDSGDEPAED
- a CDS encoding methionine adenosyltransferase domain-containing protein, with the protein product MIKFSEFVSLGHPDKIADYISQYLLDRYIEHDPQTRYAVEVQIKGYQVTLGGEVSSKHHFSAQEIRDFVRASVNEIGYTREYQQKWGADNTICGDLLDVAIYICQQSNDIAQGLSGWGDQGIFFGYCEYRPDTCGMPLDHTLAKRLCKDLFESGIGGLDIKTQVITRNDKVEKVIVAIPLLDDTSKKTVKHFVRSRIKGRYQLIINGTGRYVKHSSIADCGTTGRKLAVDFYGGNSKLGGGSPWTKDASKADLTLNLAARRLAINYSMKYKTDVTTALACCIGKQAVDFIVQDTAENTLAEGTMDINPQEICKEFKLNTPIYASMCRWGLFGEYQQDKVWE